A genomic stretch from Bos javanicus breed banteng chromosome 3, ARS-OSU_banteng_1.0, whole genome shotgun sequence includes:
- the HCN3 gene encoding potassium/sodium hyperpolarization-activated cyclic nucleotide-gated channel 3, whose amino-acid sequence MEAEQRPTTGANDGATPGLEAAPPAAPASTTTASGPVPGSRPGPEPKRRQLGTLLQPTVNKFSLRVFGSHKAVEIEQERVKSAGAWIIHPYSDFRFYWDLIMLLLMVGNLIVLPVGITFFKEENSPPWIVFNVLSDTFFLMDLVLNFRTGIVVEEGAEILLAPRAIRTRYLRTWFLVDLISSIPVDYIFLVVELEPRLDAEVYKTARALRIVRFTKILSLLRLLRLSRLIRYIHQWEEIFHMTYDLASAVVRIFNLIGMMLLLCHWDGCLQFLVPMLQDFPPDCWVSISHMVNHSWGRQYSHALFKAMSHMLCIGYGQQAPVGMPDVWLTMLSMIVGATCYAMFIGHATALIQSLDSSRRQYQEKYKQVEQYMSFHKLPADTRQRIHEYYEHRYQGKMFDEESILGELSEPLWEEIINFTCRGLVAHMPLFAHADPSFVTAVLTKLRFEVFQPGDLVVREGSVGRKMYFIQHGLLSVLARGARDTRLTDGSYFGEICLLTRGRRTASVRADTYCRLYSLSVDHFNAVLEEFPMMRRAFETVAMDRLRRIGKKNSILQRKRSEPSPSGSGGVMEQHLVQHDRDMARGVRGLAPSTGAQLSGKPVLWEPLVHAPLQAAAVTSNVAIALTHQRGPLPLSPDSPVTLLARSARRSAGAGSPASPLVPVRAGPLARGPWASTSRLPAPPARTLHASLSRAGRSQVSLLGPPPGGGGRRLGPRGRPLSASQPSLPQRAAGDGSPGRKGSGSERLPPSGLLTKPPGTAQLPRLPVPEPATPRGPQLSANM is encoded by the exons ATGGAGGCGGAGCAGCGGCCAACGACTGGGGCCAACGACGGGGCGACCCCTGGGCTGGAGGCTGCGCCTCCTGCTGCCCCGGCGTCTACAACCACAGCCTCGGGTCCGGTCCCGGGGTCCAGGCCCGGGCCCGAGCCCAAGAGGAGGCAGCTCGGGACCCTGCTCCAGCCCACGGTCAACAAGTTCTCCCTTCGCGTGTTCGGCAGCCACAAAGCAGTGGAAATCGAGCAGGAGCGGGTCAAGTCAGCGGGGGCCTGGATCATCCACCCGTACAGCGACTTCCG GTTTTACTGGGACCTGATCATGCTCCTGCTGATGGTGGGGAACCTCATTGTGCTACCCGTGGGCATCACCTTCTTCAAGGAAGAGAACTCTCCACCTTGGATTGTCTTCAACGTCCTCTCTGACACTTTCTTCCTGATGGATCTGGTGCTCAACTTCCGCACAGGCATTGTGGTAGAGGAGGGTGCTGAGATCCTGCTGGCACCGCGGGCCATCCGCACACGCTACCTGCGCACCTGGTTCCTGGTTGACCTCATCTCCTCTATTCCTGTGGATTACATCTTTCTGGTGGTGGAGCTGGAGCCACGACTGGATGCTGAGGTCTACAAAACAGCGCGGGCCCTGCGCATCGTGCGTTTCACCAAGATCCTCAGCCTGCTGCGGCTGCTCCGCCTCTCCCGCCTCATCCGCTACATACACcagtgggaggag ATCTTTCACATGACCTATGACCTGGCCAGTGCTGTGGTTCGCATCTTCAACCTCATCggaatgatgctgctgctgtgtcactggGATGGCTGTCTGCAGTTCCTGGTCCCCATGCTGCAAGACTTCCCTCCTGACTGCTGGGTCTCCATCAGCCACATGGTG AACCACTCATGGGGCCGCCAGTATTCCCACGCCCTGTTCAAGGCCATGAGCCACATGCTCTGCATTGGCTACGGGCAGCAGGCACCTGTAGGCATGCCCGACGTCTGGCTCACCATGCTCAGCATGATCGTGGGTGCCACGTGCTACGCCATGTTCATCGGTCATGCCACCGCCCTCATCCAGTCCCTGGACTCCTCCCGGCGTCAGTACCAGGAGAAG TACAAGCAGGTGGAGCAGTACATGTCCTTCCACAAGTTGCCAGCTGATACACGGCAACGCATCCATGAGTACTATGAGCACCGCTACCAGGGCAAGATGTTCGATGAGGAAAGCATCCTAGGCGAGCTGAGCGAACCACTTTGGGAG gaGATCATTAACTTCACCTGCCGGGGCCTGGTGGCCCACATGCCGCTGTTTGCCCATGCTGATCCCAGCTTCGTCACAGCCGTGCTCACCAAGCTACGCTTTGAGGTCTTCCAGCCGGGGGACCTCGTGGTGCGTGAGGGCTCCGTGGGCAGGAAGATGTACTTCATCCAGCATGGGCTGCTCAGTGTGCTGGCACGTGGCGCCCGGGACACCCGCCTCACTGACGGATCCTACTTTGGGG AGATCTGCCTGCTGACTCGGGGCCGACGCACAGCCAGCGTGCGTGCGGACACCTACTGCCGCCTGTACTCACTCAGCGTGGACCATTTCAACGCTGTGCTCGAGGAGTTCCCTATGATGCGCCGGGCCTTCGAGACAGTGGCCATGGATCGGCTGCGCCGTATCG GTAAGAAGAATTCCATACTGCAGCGGAAGCGCTCTGAGCCAAGTCCGAGCGGCAGCGGGGGCGTCATGGAGCAGCACTTGGTTCAACACGACAGGGATATGGCCCGGGGTGTTCGGGGCCTGGCGCCCAGCACAGGCGCTCAGCTCAGTGGAAAGCCGGTGCTGTGGGAGCCACTAGTGCACGCACCCCTGCAAGCAGCCGCCGTGACCTCCAATGTGGCCATTGCCTTGACGCACCAGCGGGGCCCTCTTCCCCTCTCGCCCGACTCTCCAGTCACCCTCCTTGCTCGCTCTGCTCGAAGATCAGCTGGAGCAGGCTCCCCAGCGTCCCCCCTGGTGCCTGTCCGAGCTGGCCCTCTAGCCCGGGGGCCTTGGGCATCCACTTCCCGCCTGCCGGCCCCGCCCGCCCGAACCCTCCATGCCAGCCTATCCCGGGCTGGGCGCTCACAGGTGTCACTGCTGGGGCCTCCCCCAGGAGGGGGTGGACGGCGACTAGGACCTCGGGGCCGCCCGCTCTCAGCCTCCCAACCTTCTCTGCCTCAGAGGGCAGCGGGTGATGGCTCTCCTGGGCGTAAGGGCTCAGGAAGTGAACGCCTGCCCCCTTCAGGGCTCCTGACCAAGCCTCCAGGGACAGCCCAGCTCCCCAGGCTGCCAGTGCCTGAGCCAGCTACTCCCCGGGGCCCCCAGCTGTCTGCCAACATGTGA